The Pyxidicoccus sp. MSG2 genomic interval CGCTTGAGGTGCCCGCGCACCAGCACCTGGTCGGCGAGCCGGCCGGCTGTCCCGTCTACGTCGCTTCCGGGACCAGCAGGGGAGGGGGCTCGGGCCACGCGCTCCTCGTCAAGGTACACGTGCCGCACGTGGAGGCCCTCGGCGGCGCCGCCGCCTTTCTTCACCCGCCGAGCCGTGTCGCGCTGGCGCTCCTCCTCCACGCGCAGGGGAGCACCTTCGGCGTCGAGGAGCAGTCCCAGCACCACGGCGAAGCGGGCGGCCTCGCGGGCCCACGCCTCGTGCGTGGACATGTCGTCCACCAGGGGCGAGCCCATCTGCCGCGTGCCCTCCTCCAGTTCCTCCCCCGTCCACCGCGGGCGCCAGTGGACAACACGGCACCAGCCGGACGCACCCAGGCCCAGCAGGAAGGTGGTGTTTGGCTCAACCTCGTAGCCAGCCAAGGCAACGGTGTCACCCCAGAGGCGTTCGCCCGCTTCAGGGCGCCGAACCTCCAGCATCCACGGGCCCCGTAGCAGCCGGGATGGGGAGTCCGGCAGGGAGTGCAGGTCGGTCTCGCCTACCTGCCGTGCAGCCGCGGGCCTTACCTGGTGGGCGACAAGGCGCGTCCGTCCAAGAATCGCCAGGGCGGCCATGTTGACGAGTTCTGGGCCACTCGTCAGCGCGGTCGGTCCCCAGCAGGCAGCGGCCACGGTGGGAGCGGCCTCGCGGAGGAGGAGCGCGTCGGGAACCTCTCGCGCGTAGGGGAGTGCCTCCATCACCAGCTCGAGCATCGTGGCATATCCATCCTGCCAGCTCATGTGTCCTCCGGGGGCTTCCAACCGCGTGTCTTGGCGTACTCCACGGCCGCCTTGCAGAGGGCCCCAGACGTGCTCGCGCTGTGCTCGGCGTCCGGGTGCGCGCGCAGGTCGTCCACGAGGAAGCGGACAGCCGAGTCGGCAACCCGTGTGAGACTGACTTCGGGCTTGCGCACCACCGAGCCCTTTCGGGCTCGGCGCCTTTCGGGTGGGGTCTTCGACGAGTCGTGTGCCATCTCTGCTGAACGCCTCTCGGTAGTTGCGAAGCTATGACGCGGGAGGGAGTCCAGCAGACCCATCACGAGGAGTCGACGGCAGAGCGGAGAGTGGTGCGCGTCAGGCCTGGGCCTCCATGCTCGCGGCGTCCGGGATGTCGCGCTGCAGGTCGGCGTCCCAGTGGAGCTCGAGGTCCGGCTCATCTCCCCAATCCATCTCCCAGTAGAGCTGGCGCCAGCCGTGGAGGTGGTGCCAGCCGCGCGCGCGCGCGGCTGCCTCCAGGTGGTGGGCGGCGTCCCGGAGCCCGGGCCACGGGGCGCATGCGGCCAGCACGTGCGCGGCCCGCCACACATCGCCGCGCTCGTCGTAGGAGCCGCGCTCCCTCTGTGCCTCAGAGAGCTTTCCGAGGTCATCCACCAGGGCATGCACCAGCGCCGTCGCGCGGCGCCGCTGGGTGGCGACGGCCACGCCGGCCGTACCCATCCCCGGCGCCACCGTCGTCAGCGCCTCCGTGAGGGCGGACAGCAGTTGCCCGGCCTCCAGCGGGGCGTCCTCTCCGCACACGGCGACGCACTCGCGGCGCGACACCTCCTGCGCGTCCGCGGGAAGTCCCAGCTCGCACAGCGCCAGCGTCACCACCTGGCGAGCCGCCACCTCGGACAGGCCCGAGCCCCACACGACGTCGGGCCTGCGCTGCGTCTCCAGGTGGCAGTCGCGCTGCGTCTCCAAGGCGGTAACTCTCCAGCCGTCTTCGTACAGCCCGAGGACGAGGTCCACGGAGCGCTCCGGGCTCTGGTTTCCGCCCGCGTACCCGACGCGGGGCGGCTCCAACCCCTCAAGATACCACTCGACCTGCGCGCCCGGCAGCCTCCAGCGCGCGTCCTCCTCCTCCCACGTGGGGCCGCCCGCCCAGGTCGGCCGGGAGAGGTACGTCCGCATCTGCTCGCTCAACGTCGTCATCGGCATCTCCGTACCCGCGCGCGGCGGGCTGTGTGTTGTGGGCCGGACTGCGCCGGCATCGCCCGGAGGCATCGGCGTGAGGGCCGCGAAAATGGGACTACGAAAGCAGCTGCCCGTTTGTCGGGTGGTGTCTTGGTCGGTGTTGGGGCTCTTGAGGCCGTCCTGAATCACTGCATCGACCGCTCACGCGACACGCGGAGTTCGTCATTCTCCTGCGCGCGGAGCATCTCATCGCAACTCCAGCACGGCGCCTGCTCCCCCGCGGGCAGCTCTGGGTAGTCCTTCGACTTCCAGTTCCCCAGCGCGGAGAGGCACTCCTCGCATACGGGCCGGCCGTCGTCATCGCGGCGCGTTCCGGTGTGGATGCTCGCGTCCACCCAGTCCACACAGCCAGTGTGGCAGCGGTGGACCGTTCCGGGGTGGGCTCCGCTCCCCAAGGTGCCGGTAGAGGTTCGCAGGTTCAGCACGCCGAGCGTGGCGCCTCCGTCCTCGCCACATACGGGACAGACACGGCCAGCTTGGTGACGCGGGTAATCTGCGCGGGCTGGCACCAATTCGGCAGAGACAACTCCGTCCAGCGCGAACCCGCAGAGAGCGAGCGCTTCCAGTTTCAGGTGCACGGCGGTTGCTCCTCCCGGCCAAGCCGGGGAACCACGAGGTTTGGAGCGCCCAAAGGCATCAACGCGAGAGGACTGCATGGGACGAGCGTCACATGCCCGTCACGCTGCAAGGGCTGCCCCGGGCAGGAATGGCGACCGCTTACAGCCGGTGGGCGCGCGTCGCCACCCACTCACAGCCACGGTGGTGGACGTTCCGCAGCTTCACCCAGGCTTCGTCTTCGTCCTTGGGCGGCACCGCCGCCGCGTCGCGTGCCGGCACGTCTGCGGCGCAGTAGGCGCACTCCACCGTGGCGTCGTCCGTCTCCAACACCTCGGCAACCTCGCCGCTACGTGTGCCGCGCACCAGCATGGCAACCTCGCGTGCTCGACGCGGCAGGAGTGCCGCCGTCAGTGGGGAAACAATAAGGCCGGCCTTATCTACTGTCAATAGAGCCGGCCTTGTTGCAGAGAGGAGAAGAGCACGGTTGCAAGACGGAACGTGTTCCCGGCCATCCTCTGCGGGCGCTGCGAAGAAGAGCGCCACGGTGGACGGGAGTGCCGGCAACGGCACCGCGCCATGGATTCGCGCCAGCTGGTGAAGGTCGCCCAATCGCGCCGGCACTCCTGCGGCGTTCGCAGAGTTCGAGCAGCGGCCGCATATCTGCGGGCCGCATCGACGAGGGCCGCAGTGGGGGTGAGCGCCTTGGTGCTGAGGGAAGCGAGGCGCGGAACCTATGAGCTCACCGGCTTGAAGACGCCTGAGCGGGGAGGACGTAGAGGACCTTCAGCAACATGGTGGTGAACGCCATGGAGTCGGTCGCCTTCTCCTTGGTGCAGAGCTGAATCCTGTGGTTGGTCTCGTTGCCGAGGTCCCGAATGCGGTCGACCCAAGAGGCGTAGGTGCGAGGAACCGTGTTGCTCGTGAAGAGGTACTCGAGGGCGGTCCAAAATCTCTCCAGGGCCTTTGCGGGGGCACCTCTCTCAGCAGCGATGTGGAGGAGGATCTTCCGCGTGAGCATCACCGCAGCAGTGAAGGCAGAGGCAGCCATGCAGTGGCGCGCTTCCTCGTAGAGAGTTCCGAGGTCTGCGGGAAGGCCGGGGAGGGGCTCGCCAAATGAGGGAGGCGGGTACTGTCGGTCGAGCTCGGGGCGCTGCAGGAAGGTCTCGATGAACGTCGGGTAGTTGCAGTGCTCGCAGAACCTCAGATGGCCAGTGACATTGACGACGGCAAAGGTGATTTCTCCCGACGCGTTCTCTTCAGGAGGGAGCGAGTAGTGCCGCCGGGCTTCCAGACCTTCGGCACCTGGGCTGCGGTCGCCACACCAGCCGCAGACGTAGGGGCGGGGTTGCAATGGGGGGCCCCAGGCCTTGGCACCAACGGTGGACGACGAAGGGACGCGTGGGGGGATGCGGCTCATCGGTAGCGCTCCGAAAAAGGCAAGAGGGGAAGCAACCTTCGACCGACGAAAGCCGGGAGTATTCCTGACTGCGGGCTGACGCCCGCTAATCACCGCTTAGCGGGCGTCAGCGCGGAAGGGAGTTTCAGTAGAATCTCCACACCCCTTAGCAGGCGTCAGCCAGGAAGGGAGTTTCAGTAGAATCTCCAAGTACACACAAAGGCCGTCCGGGCAGGCGGTTGGATTCAATGTAGGGCAAGCCACCACCCAATTAGCCTTGACAG includes:
- a CDS encoding DUF4145 domain-containing protein, with amino-acid sequence MQPRPYVCGWCGDRSPGAEGLEARRHYSLPPEENASGEITFAVVNVTGHLRFCEHCNYPTFIETFLQRPELDRQYPPPSFGEPLPGLPADLGTLYEEARHCMAASAFTAAVMLTRKILLHIAAERGAPAKALERFWTALEYLFTSNTVPRTYASWVDRIRDLGNETNHRIQLCTKEKATDSMAFTTMLLKVLYVLPAQASSSR